Proteins co-encoded in one Jannaschia sp. W003 genomic window:
- a CDS encoding HlyD family efflux transporter periplasmic adaptor subunit: MIFWRLLLGAVIVVVALWIIVGEQITGASADATINAQLSMLRAPIAGDLSISQRKLGSIVSEGEVLATVTDPLADGVRRDDLVMELALAEASVSRLALLRDGTATIAAALESRSRTYRTARIEEIGTRLRFARERLEILRDDAFPTAFDIAPPQDGGVERAGAAEAEGLRRLWINAVSERIAALEIELATAREGVFVGDSYNDAPNAEQRLSQLRSEQAAVTAQLREAEAGRDAIAARLDAERLRVNTARLAQIEATARGRIWEALASDGESVQRGDPVIRLLDCASVFVTASVTESVYNDLAFGQRAVFRPSGGGRAYDATVMRRAGAGAETVYRNLAVAPSAQHLQRYDVALLVPGLLADETFACAVGRTGRVFFDRRPLDWIRGFWN; the protein is encoded by the coding sequence TTGATCTTCTGGAGGCTGCTCTTGGGCGCCGTCATCGTCGTCGTCGCTCTCTGGATCATCGTGGGCGAGCAGATCACCGGCGCCAGCGCGGACGCCACCATCAATGCCCAGCTCTCGATGCTGCGGGCCCCCATCGCCGGCGACCTGTCGATATCCCAGCGCAAGCTCGGCTCGATCGTGTCCGAGGGCGAGGTGCTCGCCACCGTCACGGACCCGCTGGCCGACGGCGTCCGCCGCGACGACCTGGTGATGGAACTCGCGCTGGCGGAGGCGTCCGTGTCCCGTCTCGCCCTGCTGCGCGACGGGACCGCGACGATCGCCGCCGCGCTGGAGTCGCGCTCGCGGACCTACCGCACGGCGCGGATCGAGGAGATCGGGACGCGCCTGCGCTTCGCGCGCGAGCGGCTGGAGATCCTGCGCGACGACGCCTTCCCGACCGCCTTCGACATCGCGCCGCCCCAAGACGGCGGCGTCGAGCGCGCCGGCGCGGCCGAAGCCGAGGGGCTGCGGAGGCTCTGGATCAACGCGGTCTCCGAGCGGATCGCGGCGCTGGAGATCGAGCTCGCGACGGCCCGCGAGGGCGTGTTCGTGGGCGACAGCTACAACGACGCGCCGAACGCCGAGCAGCGCCTCTCGCAGCTCCGCAGCGAGCAGGCCGCCGTGACGGCGCAGCTCCGCGAGGCCGAGGCGGGGCGCGACGCGATCGCCGCGCGCCTCGACGCCGAGCGGCTGCGCGTGAACACCGCACGGCTCGCACAGATCGAGGCGACTGCGCGGGGGCGAATCTGGGAGGCGCTCGCCTCCGACGGGGAGAGCGTGCAGCGGGGCGATCCGGTGATACGGCTCCTCGACTGCGCCTCGGTGTTCGTGACGGCCTCCGTGACGGAAAGCGTCTATAACGACCTCGCCTTCGGGCAACGGGCGGTGTTCCGCCCCTCGGGCGGGGGCCGGGCCTACGACGCGACGGTGATGCGGCGCGCCGGCGCGGGTGCCGAGACGGTCTACCGCAACCTCGCCGTCGCCCCGAGCGCGCAGCACCTCCAGCGCTACGACGTTGCCCTGCTGGTCCCGGGCCTGCTCGCCGACGAGACGTTCGCCTGCGCCGTGGGGCGCACGGGCCGGGTGTTCTTCGACCGGCGGCCGCTCGACTGGATCCGCGGCTTCTGGAACTGA
- a CDS encoding glycosyltransferase, with the protein MIHLGETASSFMQVVLVAGLALLIPILADKERTLHRAILLATASALALRYLWWRATETVAPLGLTWDWAASWSLLALETLSVIGSISAFTMLARTRRRSAEASANLGWWGAAPEPRVAILIATYNEDREVLERTILGSLGLRHASKTIHVLDDGKRDWLRDYCARRGVDYVRRPDNRDAKAGNINHALDAMAADPPDFVVVLDADFVPHRGFLSRTLALFHDPTVGLVQTPQHFFNADPIQHNLNLSRSYPDEQRFFFDTMEPCRDAWDIAFCCGTSSIARWEALRAIGGFPTESVTEDFMLTVVLQSAGWRTVYLDEALTEGLAPEGLKEYVTQRARWCLGMMQIARSKVGPFSRAPIRLRDRWSVLDAGAYWLTTFPFRIAALVFPLLYWYFDILVVDARVPDVISHFGVYYLWTLVALNHLSRGNVVPVINDVSQLVGAFQISRAALVGLFRPHGHPFTVTAKGGDRSRIQVQWHMMAPFAALLALTLVGLGLGIVSDRFAFFDAGDGKAVVLFWTIYNVAVLALTVVVCIELPRAERHVADAPERAELIHGRPRPVWISELTTQGTRVDGAEIPKGEQVSIRIAEVGEVAATSLGYRTSGTTLLFHCTSEQLDALQLKLYAEDNMPGIAGARLGSLVRDLGRKLAFTR; encoded by the coding sequence ATGATCCACCTCGGCGAGACGGCATCGAGCTTCATGCAGGTCGTGCTGGTCGCGGGCCTCGCGCTGCTCATTCCGATCCTCGCCGACAAGGAGCGCACGCTGCACCGCGCGATCCTGCTCGCGACCGCCTCGGCGCTCGCGCTGCGCTACCTGTGGTGGCGCGCCACCGAGACGGTCGCGCCCCTTGGCCTCACGTGGGACTGGGCGGCGAGCTGGTCGCTGCTCGCGCTCGAGACGCTGTCGGTGATCGGCTCGATCAGCGCCTTCACCATGCTCGCGCGCACGCGCCGGCGATCGGCCGAGGCGAGCGCGAACCTCGGCTGGTGGGGCGCCGCGCCCGAGCCGCGAGTCGCGATCCTGATCGCGACCTACAACGAGGACCGCGAGGTGCTGGAGCGCACGATCCTCGGCTCGCTGGGCCTGCGGCACGCCAGCAAGACGATCCACGTGCTCGACGACGGCAAGCGCGACTGGCTGCGCGACTACTGCGCGCGCCGGGGCGTGGACTACGTCCGCCGCCCGGACAACCGGGACGCCAAGGCCGGCAACATCAACCACGCGCTCGACGCCATGGCGGCGGATCCGCCCGACTTCGTGGTGGTGCTCGATGCCGACTTCGTGCCCCACCGCGGCTTCCTCAGCCGCACTCTGGCCCTGTTCCACGATCCCACGGTCGGGCTCGTGCAGACGCCACAGCACTTCTTCAACGCCGACCCGATCCAGCACAACCTGAACCTCTCCCGCTCCTACCCCGACGAGCAGCGGTTCTTCTTCGACACGATGGAGCCCTGCCGCGACGCCTGGGACATCGCCTTCTGCTGCGGCACCTCCTCGATCGCGCGTTGGGAGGCGCTCCGGGCCATCGGCGGCTTTCCCACCGAGAGCGTCACCGAGGACTTCATGCTGACGGTGGTGCTCCAGTCCGCGGGCTGGCGGACGGTCTACCTCGACGAGGCGCTCACCGAGGGCCTCGCCCCGGAGGGCCTGAAGGAGTACGTCACGCAGCGCGCACGGTGGTGCCTCGGGATGATGCAGATCGCGCGCTCGAAGGTGGGGCCCTTCTCGCGGGCGCCGATCCGGCTGCGCGACCGCTGGAGCGTGCTCGACGCCGGGGCCTACTGGCTGACCACCTTCCCGTTCCGCATCGCCGCGCTCGTGTTCCCGCTTCTCTACTGGTACTTCGACATCCTCGTGGTGGATGCGCGCGTGCCTGACGTGATCAGCCACTTCGGGGTTTACTATCTCTGGACGCTGGTGGCGCTGAACCACCTGTCGCGCGGCAACGTGGTGCCCGTGATCAACGACGTGAGCCAGCTCGTGGGGGCCTTCCAGATCAGCCGCGCGGCGCTGGTGGGGCTGTTCAGGCCCCACGGCCATCCGTTCACGGTCACCGCGAAGGGCGGCGATCGGAGCCGCATCCAGGTGCAGTGGCACATGATGGCCCCGTTCGCGGCGTTGCTGGCGCTGACACTCGTGGGGCTCGGCCTCGGCATCGTCTCGGATCGCTTCGCGTTCTTCGACGCCGGCGACGGCAAGGCCGTGGTCCTGTTCTGGACGATCTACAACGTCGCCGTGCTGGCGCTGACGGTGGTGGTCTGCATCGAGCTGCCGCGCGCCGAGCGCCACGTGGCCGACGCGCCGGAGCGGGCCGAGCTGATCCACGGCCGGCCGCGACCCGTCTGGATCTCGGAGCTGACGACGCAGGGCACGCGCGTGGACGGCGCCGAGATCCCGAAGGGAGAGCAGGTGTCGATCCGCATCGCCGAGGTCGGGGAGGTCGCGGCCACGAGCCTCGGATACCGCACCAGCGGCACGACGCTCCTGTTCCACTGCACGTCCGAGCAACTCGACGCGCTGCAGCTCAAGCTCTACGCCGAGGACAACATGCCCGGCATCGCCGGCGCCCGACTCGGCTCGCTTGTCCGCGACCTCGGTCGCAAGCTCGCCTTCACCCGCTAG
- a CDS encoding A24 family peptidase yields MAWHDRRTRRLPDRLTLPLAAAGLALAAARTGGVPVAELAGLAIGFGTFWLFGALFYRLRGVDGLGLGDAKLFGAAGAWLGAEALPVVLIAATAPALLWAVARDVERGTALAFGPWLAGGFLLVWIGRLAGGII; encoded by the coding sequence TTGGCATGGCACGACCGGCGAACGCGGCGGCTGCCCGACCGATTGACGCTGCCGCTCGCCGCAGCCGGACTGGCCTTGGCCGCCGCACGGACCGGTGGCGTTCCCGTGGCCGAACTGGCCGGCCTTGCGATCGGCTTCGGCACGTTCTGGCTATTCGGCGCACTCTTCTACCGCCTGCGCGGCGTGGACGGCCTGGGACTGGGCGATGCCAAGCTGTTCGGCGCCGCGGGGGCCTGGCTCGGTGCCGAGGCACTGCCCGTGGTACTCATCGCCGCCACGGCACCGGCGCTGCTCTGGGCCGTTGCGCGTGATGTGGAACGAGGTACCGCGCTGGCATTCGGACCATGGCTCGCTGGGGGGTTTCTGCTCGTCTGGATCGGGCGGCTAGCGGGGGGGATCATCTAG
- a CDS encoding DUF4331 domain-containing protein, which produces MRFRQTAAIMGMAATATLGAVTLAHASSHREAPGITETPKVDGTDFYMFRSYERNRSGFVTFIANYQPIQAPYGGPNYFTMDPDAYYEIHIDNDGDAVEDITFQFKFDNILANGGQGIELDVGNKKVAIPLRQAGQITRGDNGALNEFERYTVSRIDGDRRSSTGRPLTSPQAQNRTVFTKPIDNIGNKTLPDYDRYADRYIYTVNIPGCNSARNGRVFVGQRAEAFAVNLGEIFDLVNLVPIEGAIEQSRENDDLVGRANVTSIALEVPINCLVDKVDGNTVIGAWTTSSLPQAQLEDPSPTYEQTSVFGGALVQQSRLSAPLVNEVVIGLRDKDLFNASEPMDDAQFADYVTNPTLPELIQILFGKAIRDIDPDDDIDAVGDVAPNNLPRADLVAAFLTGLPGFNQLKTVTPSEMMRLNTAIQATSREGQKPLGVLAEDLAGFPNGRRPGDDVVDIALRVVMGVLCQRVPLGAELGVEGAEEDEASDLILLGFCKPDDAKAGAFPYTDGAPISAAELRPGFPYLNTPIPGSPN; this is translated from the coding sequence ATGAGATTTCGGCAAACCGCGGCCATCATGGGTATGGCCGCGACGGCGACGCTGGGGGCAGTCACGCTGGCCCATGCGTCCTCGCACCGGGAGGCGCCCGGCATCACCGAGACGCCCAAGGTCGACGGCACCGACTTCTACATGTTCCGCTCCTACGAGCGGAACCGGTCGGGCTTCGTGACCTTCATCGCGAACTACCAGCCGATCCAGGCGCCCTACGGCGGTCCGAACTACTTCACGATGGATCCCGACGCCTACTACGAGATCCACATCGACAACGACGGCGACGCTGTCGAGGACATCACGTTCCAGTTCAAGTTCGACAACATCCTCGCCAACGGCGGCCAGGGGATCGAGCTCGACGTGGGGAACAAGAAGGTCGCGATCCCGCTGCGGCAGGCCGGCCAGATCACCCGCGGCGACAATGGCGCGCTCAACGAGTTCGAGCGCTACACCGTCAGCCGCATCGACGGCGACCGCCGCTCGTCCACGGGCCGGCCGCTGACGTCGCCGCAGGCGCAGAACCGGACCGTGTTCACCAAGCCGATCGACAACATCGGCAACAAGACCTTGCCGGACTACGACCGCTACGCGGACCGCTACATCTACACGGTCAACATTCCGGGCTGCAATTCGGCCCGCAACGGCCGCGTGTTCGTGGGCCAGCGCGCCGAGGCCTTCGCGGTGAACCTGGGCGAGATCTTCGATCTCGTGAACCTCGTTCCGATCGAGGGCGCCATCGAGCAGAGCCGCGAGAACGACGACCTCGTGGGCCGCGCCAACGTCACCTCGATCGCCCTTGAGGTGCCGATCAACTGCCTCGTCGACAAGGTCGACGGCAACACCGTGATCGGCGCCTGGACGACGTCGAGCCTGCCGCAGGCGCAGCTCGAGGATCCGTCGCCCACCTACGAGCAGACTTCCGTGTTCGGCGGTGCGCTCGTGCAGCAGTCGCGCCTCTCGGCGCCGCTGGTGAACGAGGTGGTGATCGGCCTGCGCGACAAGGACCTGTTCAACGCCTCCGAGCCGATGGATGACGCGCAGTTCGCGGACTACGTAACCAACCCGACCCTGCCGGAGCTGATCCAGATCCTGTTCGGCAAGGCGATCCGCGACATCGATCCCGACGACGACATCGACGCCGTCGGCGACGTGGCGCCCAACAACCTTCCGCGCGCCGACCTCGTAGCCGCGTTCCTGACCGGCCTGCCGGGCTTCAACCAGCTCAAGACGGTCACGCCGTCCGAGATGATGCGGCTCAACACCGCGATCCAGGCGACCTCGCGCGAGGGGCAGAAGCCGCTCGGCGTGCTGGCCGAGGATCTGGCTGGCTTCCCGAACGGGCGCCGTCCGGGCGACGACGTGGTTGACATCGCGCTGCGCGTGGTGATGGGCGTTCTGTGCCAGCGCGTGCCGCTGGGCGCGGAGCTGGGCGTCGAGGGTGCCGAAGAGGACGAGGCGTCCGACCTGATCCTGCTGGGCTTCTGCAAGCCCGACGACGCCAAGGCCGGTGCGTTCCCCTACACGGACGGTGCGCCGATCTCGGCGGCCGAGCTGCGGCCGGGCTTCCCCTACCTCAACACGCCGATCCCCGGCTCGCCCAACTGA